The following are encoded in a window of Sinorhizobium sojae CCBAU 05684 genomic DNA:
- a CDS encoding NIPSNAP family protein, which produces MITCFIRYEIDPFRKEDFATYARNWGEAIPRCGADLIGYFGPHEGSATTAYGVYNIEDLAAYEAYRARLAADPLGRENYEFARRERFILKEDRIFLKNVSLPQGGVRR; this is translated from the coding sequence ATGATCACCTGTTTCATCCGCTACGAAATCGATCCGTTCCGCAAAGAGGATTTCGCCACCTATGCCCGCAATTGGGGCGAAGCGATACCGCGCTGCGGCGCAGACCTCATCGGCTATTTCGGACCGCATGAGGGTTCGGCGACGACGGCCTATGGCGTCTACAACATCGAAGACCTTGCCGCCTATGAGGCCTACCGGGCGCGGCTCGCCGCCGATCCGCTCGGGCGCGAGAATTATGAATTTGCCCGACGCGAGCGCTTCATTCTCAAGGAGGATCGAATCTTCCTGAAGAACGTCTCCCTGCCGCAAGGAGGAGTACGCCGATGA
- a CDS encoding antibiotic biosynthesis monooxygenase family protein, producing the protein MIAVIFEVLPANGKRDAYLGLAADLRPLLEGIEGFISIERFQSLTDPNRLLSLSFWRDEAAVTAWRNGAEHRAAQAAGRRGVFADYRLRIASVVRDYSLRERDEAPPDSRHWHEKSEAGQR; encoded by the coding sequence ATGATCGCGGTGATTTTCGAAGTGCTGCCGGCAAATGGCAAGCGTGACGCCTATCTCGGCCTCGCCGCGGACCTGCGTCCGCTGCTGGAAGGCATCGAAGGCTTCATCTCGATCGAGCGCTTCCAGAGCCTTACCGATCCGAACAGGCTATTGTCGCTTTCCTTCTGGCGTGACGAGGCGGCGGTGACGGCCTGGCGCAACGGCGCCGAGCACCGCGCTGCGCAGGCGGCGGGCCGTCGAGGCGTGTTCGCCGATTACCGCCTGCGGATCGCCTCCGTTGTCCGCGACTACAGCCTCAGGGAACGCGATGAGGCGCCGCCGGACAGCCGGCATTGGCATGAAAAGAGCGAGGCCGGCCAGCGCTAA
- a CDS encoding site-specific DNA-methyltransferase — protein MPSVVSLAEISRAARPLNWMDSIIKGDCVAALNALPDNSVDVVFADPPYNLQLGGTLHRPDQSLVDAVDDEWDQFASFEAYDAFTRAWLLACRRVLKPTGTLWVIGSYHNIFRVGSILQDLHFWILNDIIWRKTNPMPNFKGRRFQNAHETLIWATPNAKAKGYTFNYESMKAANDDVQMRSDWLFPICSGSERLKDEDGKKVHPTQKPEALLARILMASTKPGDVVLDPFFGSGTTGAVAKRLGRHYVGIEREQDYIDAAAERIAAVEPLGKATLSVMTGKKAEPRVAFNTLIESGLIKPGTALTDAKRRYSATVRADGTLACGGEAGSIHRLGAKLQGLDACNGWTFWHFEEGDTLKPIDELRSVIRNDLAKLN, from the coding sequence ATGCCTTCTGTTGTTTCGCTTGCCGAAATCTCCCGCGCCGCCCGTCCGTTGAACTGGATGGACAGCATCATCAAAGGGGATTGCGTGGCCGCGCTGAACGCGCTTCCCGACAATTCGGTCGACGTCGTCTTCGCCGACCCGCCCTATAATCTTCAGCTCGGCGGCACGCTGCACCGGCCGGACCAGTCGCTGGTGGATGCCGTCGATGACGAGTGGGATCAGTTCGCGTCCTTTGAGGCCTACGACGCCTTCACCCGCGCCTGGCTGCTTGCCTGTCGACGTGTCCTCAAGCCGACCGGCACGCTCTGGGTGATCGGCTCCTACCACAACATTTTCCGGGTCGGCTCAATCCTGCAGGACCTGCATTTCTGGATCCTGAACGACATCATCTGGCGCAAGACCAATCCGATGCCAAACTTCAAGGGCCGTCGCTTCCAGAACGCCCATGAGACGCTGATCTGGGCGACGCCGAACGCCAAGGCCAAGGGCTATACCTTCAATTACGAATCGATGAAGGCGGCGAACGACGACGTTCAGATGCGCTCCGACTGGCTGTTTCCGATCTGCTCCGGTTCCGAGCGTCTGAAGGACGAGGACGGCAAGAAGGTCCATCCGACGCAGAAGCCGGAAGCCTTGCTCGCCCGCATCCTGATGGCCTCGACCAAGCCGGGCGATGTCGTGCTCGACCCGTTCTTCGGTTCCGGCACCACCGGGGCGGTCGCCAAGCGCCTTGGCCGGCACTATGTCGGCATCGAACGCGAGCAGGACTATATCGACGCCGCCGCCGAGCGCATTGCGGCCGTGGAGCCGCTCGGCAAGGCGACGCTTTCGGTCATGACCGGCAAAAAGGCGGAGCCGCGCGTCGCCTTCAATACGCTGATCGAAAGCGGGCTGATCAAGCCTGGCACGGCTCTGACGGATGCGAAGCGCCGCTACAGTGCAACCGTGCGCGCCGACGGCACGCTGGCCTGCGGCGGCGAGGCGGGATCGATCCACCGCCTCGGCGCCAAGCTGCAAGGCCTCGACGCCTGCAACGGATGGACGTTCTGGCATTTCGAAGAGGGGGACACCCTGAAACCCATCGACGAACTCAGATCCGTCATTCGAAACGACCTGGCAAAACTGAACTGA
- a CDS encoding calcium-binding protein — protein MATRIYGTNYADILKQNGYIAVEIYAYDGDDDIYLNRTDSYGGYNYVEAGYGHDLVVNYFEGGNDIYLGAGNDIYVADIRVRETSSYDVVYGGSGNDRFEIDGYASDYYGESGNDSFFSAGFNNYFNGGTGVDSVSYQFQDDWSSERGKGVTIDLGYKYATTGSGRREDLISIENATGTNYGHDDITGSSVANMLRGLGGNDILEGLGGNDLLDGGAGVDKLYGGSGADILRGGTGLDYLTGGTGADTFDFNSIRESAVGTRRDVITDFRRTEFDVIDLSTIDADTTWSGNQKFTYIGSSGFSGDAGQLSFRSGILSGDVNGDGYADFQIKVNGVTSLRADDFFL, from the coding sequence ATGGCCACGCGCATATACGGTACGAACTACGCCGACATCCTGAAACAGAACGGCTATATCGCCGTCGAGATCTACGCCTATGACGGCGATGACGACATCTATCTGAACAGAACCGACAGCTACGGCGGCTACAACTATGTCGAAGCAGGCTACGGCCACGACCTCGTCGTCAACTATTTCGAAGGCGGCAACGACATCTATCTGGGAGCCGGCAACGACATCTATGTGGCCGACATCCGCGTACGCGAAACGAGCTCCTATGACGTCGTCTATGGCGGCAGCGGCAACGACCGTTTCGAGATCGACGGCTATGCCAGCGACTACTATGGCGAGAGCGGCAACGACAGCTTTTTCTCGGCCGGTTTCAACAACTACTTCAACGGCGGCACCGGCGTCGACTCCGTAAGCTATCAATTCCAGGACGATTGGAGTTCGGAGCGCGGCAAGGGCGTCACGATCGACCTCGGCTACAAATATGCGACCACCGGTTCGGGCCGGCGCGAAGACCTGATCAGCATCGAAAACGCGACAGGCACGAACTACGGGCATGACGATATCACGGGCAGTTCGGTCGCCAACATGCTGCGCGGGCTCGGCGGCAATGATATTCTCGAAGGCCTCGGCGGCAACGATTTGCTCGACGGCGGCGCCGGCGTGGATAAGCTCTACGGCGGCTCGGGCGCCGATATCCTGCGCGGCGGCACGGGCCTCGACTATCTGACGGGGGGAACCGGCGCGGACACGTTCGATTTCAATTCGATCCGTGAATCCGCCGTCGGCACCAGGCGCGACGTGATCACCGATTTCCGCCGGACGGAATTCGACGTCATCGATCTCTCGACGATCGACGCGGATACGACCTGGAGCGGCAATCAGAAATTCACCTATATCGGCAGCAGCGGATTTTCTGGCGACGCCGGGCAGCTGAGTTTTCGTTCCGGGATCCTATCGGGCGACGTCAATGGCGACGGCTATGCCGATTTTCAGATCAAGGTGAATGGTGTCACGAGCCTGCGTGCCGACGACTTCTTTCTTTGA
- a CDS encoding HAD family hydrolase, whose product MSSVEIRHIVFDIGKVLIHYDPQIPYLRLIPDEAERNWFFANVCTHDWNVEQDRGRSWEEAETLLMQTHPEREEHIRAFRRHWHEMVPHAYTGTVALLESLVAEGRDVTMLTNFASDTFREAQKRFPFLTLPRGVTVSGDVGLIKPDIEIYRTHARTFGLDPAATIFIDDSMPNVEGARAAGWQAVHFAGAQKLRADLAAYGLLPVGDIPGVAAATASPQGSAADQPR is encoded by the coding sequence ATGAGCAGCGTCGAAATCCGCCACATCGTCTTCGACATCGGGAAAGTGCTGATCCACTACGATCCGCAGATTCCCTATCTTCGCCTCATCCCCGACGAGGCGGAGCGCAACTGGTTTTTCGCCAATGTCTGCACCCACGACTGGAATGTCGAGCAAGACCGCGGGCGCTCCTGGGAAGAGGCCGAGACACTGCTGATGCAGACTCATCCCGAACGGGAAGAGCATATCCGCGCCTTTCGGCGGCATTGGCACGAGATGGTGCCGCATGCCTATACCGGGACGGTCGCGCTTCTGGAAAGCCTGGTTGCCGAAGGACGTGACGTGACGATGCTCACCAATTTCGCCTCGGATACATTTCGCGAAGCCCAGAAGCGCTTTCCGTTCCTGACACTGCCGCGCGGCGTCACGGTTTCCGGCGATGTCGGCCTGATCAAGCCGGATATCGAGATCTACAGGACCCATGCGCGTACCTTCGGCCTCGATCCGGCCGCGACGATCTTCATCGACGACAGCATGCCCAATGTCGAGGGCGCCCGCGCCGCCGGCTGGCAAGCGGTTCATTTTGCCGGTGCGCAGAAGCTCAGAGCCGACCTCGCGGCTTACGGCCTGCTGCCGGTGGGCGACATTCCCGGTGTGGCAGCGGCAACGGCTTCACCGCAGGGTTCCGCCGCCGATCAGCCCCGGTGA
- the mutY gene encoding A/G-specific adenine glycosylase: MTCETLTAEDAAALLLTWYDRHHRDLPWRVSPPMARQGVVADPYHVWLSEVMLQQTTVQAVKAYFDKFLRLWPTVEDLAAADSEDVMKAWAGLGYYARARNLRKCAEAVAREHGGRFPDTEEGLKALPGVGAYTAAAIAAIAFNRRSAVLDGNVERVISRLYAVETPLPAAKAGMRQLVSRLTPADRPGDFAQAMMDLGATICTPKRPACTLCPFHMKCMALHSADPETFPIKAAKKEKPVRLGAAFVAIDNADAVYLRKRPDTGLLGGMTEVPGTDWSARRDGETSVDARPFAAPWEPCGTIAHVFTHFELRLSVYRANVAEALPAAGGWWEPIATLNMQALPTVMKKAIAQAIPHAFKPG, encoded by the coding sequence ATGACGTGCGAAACCCTGACGGCGGAAGACGCCGCCGCTCTTCTCCTCACCTGGTATGATCGCCACCACCGCGACCTGCCCTGGCGGGTCTCGCCGCCCATGGCGCGGCAAGGCGTCGTCGCGGATCCCTATCACGTCTGGCTGTCCGAGGTGATGCTGCAGCAGACCACCGTTCAGGCCGTCAAGGCCTATTTCGACAAGTTTCTGAGGCTCTGGCCGACTGTCGAGGATCTCGCGGCCGCCGACAGCGAGGATGTGATGAAGGCCTGGGCGGGGCTCGGCTACTATGCCCGCGCGCGCAACCTCAGGAAATGCGCGGAGGCGGTGGCGCGCGAGCATGGCGGCCGCTTCCCGGATACGGAGGAAGGCCTGAAGGCGCTTCCCGGTGTCGGTGCCTATACGGCCGCGGCAATCGCGGCGATCGCCTTCAATCGCAGGAGTGCCGTGCTCGACGGCAATGTCGAACGCGTAATTTCACGGCTTTACGCGGTCGAAACGCCGCTTCCCGCGGCCAAGGCCGGAATGCGGCAACTCGTATCCCGACTGACACCTGCCGACCGGCCGGGCGACTTCGCGCAGGCAATGATGGATCTCGGCGCCACGATCTGCACGCCGAAGCGACCGGCCTGCACACTTTGTCCCTTCCACATGAAGTGCATGGCGCTACACTCGGCGGATCCGGAGACATTTCCGATCAAGGCGGCGAAGAAGGAGAAGCCGGTGCGCCTCGGTGCCGCGTTCGTGGCCATCGACAACGCAGATGCCGTCTATCTGCGCAAGCGGCCGGACACCGGTCTGCTCGGTGGCATGACGGAGGTTCCCGGCACGGACTGGAGCGCACGCCGCGATGGCGAAACCTCCGTCGACGCACGGCCCTTCGCTGCGCCCTGGGAGCCCTGCGGCACGATTGCCCACGTCTTCACGCATTTCGAGTTGCGCCTTTCCGTCTACCGCGCCAATGTCGCCGAGGCACTGCCCGCTGCCGGCGGCTGGTGGGAGCCAATCGCGACACTAAACATGCAGGCGCTGCCGACCGTCATGAAAAAAGCAATCGCGCAGGCTATACCACACGCTTTCAAGCCCGGCTGA
- a CDS encoding DUF721 domain-containing protein, producing the protein MRQEKPRKGVVQISEVANGLIDPVLAKRAGINTMLLGSWDEIAGADFADCTRPEKIAWPRRASEFGADGGYQPGVLTVACEGARALFLTHAQGELIQRINGFFGFHAIGQLRIVQKPVAAPPKRRGPPRPLTGEPARRLESMIDGIESETLKAALTRLGTAVLSSRRK; encoded by the coding sequence GTGCGTCAAGAAAAGCCCCGCAAGGGTGTGGTCCAGATCAGCGAAGTTGCCAACGGGCTGATCGATCCGGTGCTCGCCAAGCGTGCCGGCATCAACACCATGCTGCTCGGCTCCTGGGACGAAATCGCCGGCGCGGACTTTGCCGACTGCACTCGGCCGGAAAAGATCGCCTGGCCGCGACGGGCCTCGGAATTCGGCGCCGATGGCGGCTACCAGCCGGGCGTGCTCACCGTCGCCTGCGAAGGCGCGCGGGCGCTCTTTCTCACCCACGCGCAAGGCGAGCTGATCCAGCGGATCAACGGTTTCTTCGGTTTTCACGCGATCGGCCAATTGCGGATCGTGCAGAAGCCGGTTGCCGCGCCACCAAAGCGCCGCGGGCCGCCGCGGCCGCTTACGGGTGAGCCCGCCCGCCGGCTCGAATCCATGATCGATGGCATCGAGAGCGAGACGCTGAAGGCGGCGCTGACGCGGCTCGGTACCGCCGTGCTGTCGTCACGGCGGAAATGA
- a CDS encoding DsbA family protein, translating into MSASETSLSKRLLSGVAIAAIALVIAACSDEKKEAASTAPAETTTSATTASTPETPAASSEAKPAGTEVAQASTPAAKVELPKPEGSVDVQKLMEPGPLPEMALGDADAPVTIVEYMSMTCPHCAAFHNNTFETIKSKYIDTGKVRFIVREFPFDPRAAAAFMLARCAPEGQYFPMITMLFKQQRQWAAAENGRDALLQMSKLAGFTQESFEACLTNQKLLDDVNAVMQRGAKEFGVQSTPTFFVNGEHYSGDMSVDVMSALIDSKL; encoded by the coding sequence ATGTCCGCTTCCGAAACGAGCCTGTCGAAACGCCTGCTGAGTGGCGTCGCCATTGCGGCGATCGCCCTGGTCATCGCCGCCTGCAGCGACGAGAAGAAGGAGGCAGCTTCCACCGCGCCGGCTGAAACGACGACAAGTGCAACCACGGCATCAACGCCTGAGACGCCTGCCGCCTCGAGCGAGGCGAAGCCCGCGGGCACCGAAGTGGCGCAGGCGTCCACGCCCGCGGCCAAGGTCGAACTGCCGAAGCCGGAAGGCAGTGTCGACGTGCAGAAGCTGATGGAGCCGGGCCCACTGCCGGAAATGGCTCTGGGCGACGCCGACGCGCCGGTGACGATCGTCGAATACATGTCGATGACGTGCCCGCACTGCGCCGCGTTCCACAACAACACCTTCGAGACCATCAAGTCGAAATATATCGACACCGGCAAGGTGCGATTCATCGTCCGCGAGTTCCCGTTCGACCCGCGCGCGGCAGCCGCCTTCATGCTGGCGCGCTGCGCGCCCGAAGGACAGTATTTCCCGATGATCACCATGCTGTTCAAACAGCAACGGCAGTGGGCGGCTGCGGAGAACGGGCGCGATGCACTGCTTCAAATGTCGAAACTCGCCGGTTTTACACAGGAGAGCTTCGAGGCCTGCTTGACGAACCAGAAGCTTCTGGATGATGTGAACGCAGTGATGCAGCGCGGTGCCAAGGAATTCGGCGTACAGTCGACGCCGACCTTCTTCGTCAATGGAGAGCACTATTCGGGGGACATGTCGGTTGACGTTATGTCGGCCCTCATCGACAGTAAGCTCTGA
- a CDS encoding chromosome segregation SMC family protein, producing the protein MKFTKLRLLGFKSFVEPTEFIIERGLTGVVGPNGCGKSNLVEALRWVMGENSYKNMRASGMDDVIFSGSGSRPARNTAEVGLYLDNGDRTAPAAFNDSDEIQVTRRIEREQGSVYRINGKEARAKDVQLLFADASTGARSPSMVGQGRIGELIAAKPQARRQLLEEAAGISGLHSRRHEAELRLKAAETNLERLDDVTSQLESQIESLKRQSRQANRFKMLSAEIRRHEAILFHIRWVQAKEAEAEATSQLNQATALVAEKAQAQMTAAKDQAIASLKLPELRENEAKLAAALQRLQIARAQLEEDAGRILRRRDELQRRLAQLAEDIAREERLIADNAGILTRLDEEEAELRDVLAEADDRAVEARERLEAANETLVESEADLARLTAERAEAQAARNHIERTLRDLSERQTRLGRQLSDQARDLDEIDRQMAALPDPHEKRGQVEVAEAALEEAEATAIAVEEGLAEARGSEAAARLPVDQARARLNGIETEARTILRMLEAAGASTYPAVVEEMKVDRGFETALGAALGDDLDSPLVHTAPSHWRMPGDHASDPALPDGVPALMNYVHAPETLDRRLRQIGIVEDEVEAERLLPLLRAGQRLVTKQGAVWRWDGHVTGSEAPSAAALRLAQKNRLAELEGEAEDAAEALRQAETELAAAGQRIRAEDERLRLSRDAQRMMARQLGEARDALAAAERASGDLARRRAVLAETKLQLEVQIEEVAEQVEAAKETLAEAPDLSELDLRLRTRMAEVAADRAAVAEARAAHDGLARENEARTRRLAAIAGERETWRARAASADEHIATLREREAEAREEVEELVDAPDEFEDKRRALMNELQKAETARRQAADILAEAESRQREADRIAATALSELAEAREKRGRAEERLVSARERRVEIEARILEALSCAPHEVLRLTGLAADEMLPDMRAVERELERLKIERERLGAVNLRADEEQKELAERLAALLKERDDVIEAIRKLRSAIQNLNREGRERLIAAFDVVNAQFQRLFTHLFGGGTAELQLIESDDPLEAGLEILARPPGKKPQTMTLLSGGEQALTAMALIFAVFLTNPAPICVLDEVDAPLDDHNVERYCNLMDEMAASTETRFVIITHNPITMARMNRLFGVTMAEQGVSQLVSVDLPTAERMREAV; encoded by the coding sequence ATGAAGTTCACCAAGCTTCGCCTGCTCGGCTTTAAATCCTTCGTCGAACCGACGGAATTCATCATCGAGCGGGGCTTGACCGGCGTCGTCGGTCCGAATGGCTGCGGCAAGTCGAATCTCGTCGAGGCGCTGCGCTGGGTCATGGGGGAGAACTCCTACAAGAACATGCGCGCCTCCGGCATGGACGACGTGATCTTTTCCGGGTCGGGCAGCCGCCCGGCGCGCAACACGGCGGAGGTGGGCCTTTACCTCGACAATGGCGACCGCACCGCCCCGGCGGCCTTCAACGACAGCGACGAAATCCAGGTGACGCGCCGTATCGAGCGCGAGCAGGGCTCGGTCTACCGCATCAATGGCAAGGAGGCGCGCGCCAAGGACGTGCAATTGCTCTTCGCCGACGCCTCGACCGGGGCCCGCTCGCCATCGATGGTCGGGCAGGGCCGGATCGGCGAACTGATCGCCGCCAAGCCGCAGGCGCGTCGGCAATTGCTTGAAGAGGCGGCTGGGATTTCCGGCCTGCATTCGCGCCGCCACGAGGCGGAACTCAGACTGAAGGCGGCGGAAACCAACCTGGAACGGCTCGACGACGTCACCTCGCAGCTTGAAAGCCAGATCGAGAGCCTGAAGCGTCAGTCGCGCCAGGCCAACCGCTTCAAGATGCTGTCGGCGGAAATCCGCCGCCATGAGGCGATCCTTTTCCATATCCGCTGGGTGCAGGCGAAGGAAGCCGAGGCCGAGGCTACGAGCCAGCTGAACCAGGCCACCGCGCTCGTCGCCGAGAAGGCGCAGGCGCAGATGACGGCCGCCAAAGACCAGGCGATCGCAAGCCTCAAGCTGCCGGAACTGCGCGAGAACGAGGCGAAGCTCGCGGCGGCACTTCAGCGCCTGCAGATTGCCCGCGCTCAACTCGAGGAAGATGCGGGCCGCATCCTGCGCCGTCGCGACGAATTGCAGCGGCGGTTGGCGCAGCTTGCGGAAGACATCGCCCGCGAGGAGCGTCTCATCGCCGACAACGCCGGCATCCTGACCCGCCTCGACGAGGAGGAGGCAGAACTGAGGGATGTCCTGGCGGAGGCGGATGACCGCGCCGTTGAGGCCCGCGAGAGGCTCGAGGCGGCAAACGAGACGCTTGTCGAAAGCGAAGCCGATCTCGCTCGGCTGACGGCCGAGCGCGCCGAGGCGCAGGCCGCGCGAAACCACATCGAGCGGACGCTGCGGGATCTGTCGGAGCGGCAGACACGCCTTGGCCGCCAGCTCTCCGATCAGGCCCGAGACCTCGATGAAATCGACCGCCAGATGGCCGCACTTCCGGACCCGCACGAGAAACGGGGACAGGTCGAGGTCGCGGAGGCGGCCCTGGAAGAGGCCGAAGCGACGGCCATAGCCGTCGAAGAGGGGCTTGCCGAGGCGCGCGGTAGCGAAGCCGCTGCCCGCCTGCCGGTCGACCAGGCGCGTGCACGGCTGAACGGCATCGAGACCGAGGCGCGCACGATCCTGCGGATGCTGGAGGCCGCGGGCGCCAGCACCTATCCGGCCGTGGTCGAGGAGATGAAGGTCGACAGGGGCTTTGAGACGGCGCTTGGCGCAGCGCTCGGCGACGACCTCGATTCACCCTTGGTTCACACTGCGCCCTCCCATTGGCGCATGCCCGGCGATCATGCCTCTGATCCCGCTCTGCCGGATGGCGTTCCGGCATTGATGAATTACGTTCACGCGCCGGAGACGCTCGACCGGAGGCTACGCCAGATCGGTATCGTTGAGGACGAGGTCGAGGCGGAACGCTTGCTGCCGCTCCTCAGGGCCGGCCAGCGGCTGGTGACGAAACAAGGTGCGGTTTGGCGTTGGGATGGCCACGTCACCGGCTCCGAGGCGCCAAGTGCCGCGGCGTTGCGGCTTGCGCAGAAGAATCGCCTGGCGGAGCTCGAGGGCGAAGCGGAAGATGCTGCCGAGGCGCTGCGGCAAGCGGAGACGGAGCTTGCCGCCGCCGGACAGCGCATCCGCGCCGAGGACGAGCGGCTGCGGCTTTCGCGCGATGCGCAGCGCATGATGGCCCGGCAATTGGGCGAGGCGCGCGATGCACTCGCCGCCGCCGAGCGCGCCTCCGGCGATCTCGCCCGCCGTCGCGCGGTACTCGCCGAAACCAAGCTGCAGCTGGAGGTGCAGATCGAGGAAGTAGCCGAGCAGGTCGAAGCGGCGAAGGAAACCCTTGCCGAGGCGCCCGACCTTTCCGAGCTCGACCTCCGATTGCGCACCCGGATGGCCGAGGTCGCCGCAGATCGCGCCGCCGTTGCGGAGGCGCGGGCGGCCCATGACGGACTCGCCCGCGAAAACGAGGCACGGACGCGGCGGCTTGCCGCGATCGCTGGAGAGCGCGAGACTTGGCGGGCGAGGGCCGCGAGCGCCGACGAGCACATTGCTACGCTGCGCGAACGCGAAGCGGAGGCGCGCGAAGAGGTTGAGGAGCTCGTCGACGCCCCCGACGAGTTCGAAGACAAGCGCCGCGCTCTGATGAACGAATTGCAGAAGGCCGAGACGGCGCGGCGCCAGGCGGCCGATATTCTCGCCGAGGCGGAGAGCCGCCAGCGCGAGGCCGACCGCATCGCCGCGACCGCGCTCTCGGAGCTGGCCGAAGCGCGCGAGAAGCGCGGCCGGGCCGAAGAGCGGCTCGTCTCGGCACGCGAACGGCGCGTCGAGATCGAGGCCCGCATCCTGGAGGCGCTATCCTGCGCTCCGCACGAGGTCCTGCGCCTGACGGGCCTTGCGGCAGACGAGATGCTGCCGGACATGCGCGCGGTCGAGCGGGAACTCGAGCGGCTGAAGATCGAGCGCGAGCGGCTCGGCGCCGTCAACCTGCGGGCCGACGAGGAACAGAAGGAGCTCGCCGAGCGGCTGGCGGCGCTGCTCAAGGAGCGGGACGACGTCATCGAGGCGATCCGGAAGCTCCGAAGCGCCATCCAGAACCTCAATCGCGAGGGCCGCGAACGGCTGATCGCCGCTTTCGACGTGGTCAATGCGCAGTTCCAGCGGCTCTTCACCCATCTCTTCGGCGGCGGTACGGCCGAGCTGCAACTGATCGAGAGCGACGATCCGCTGGAGGCGGGCCTTGAGATCCTCGCCCGCCCGCCGGGCAAGAAGCCGCAGACGATGACGCTGCTTTCCGGCGGTGAACAGGCCCTGACCGCGATGGCGCTGATTTTCGCCGTCTTCCTTACCAATCCGGCGCCGATCTGCGTGCTGGACGAGGTGGATGCGCCGCTCGACGACCACAATGTCGAGCGCTATTGCAACCTGATGGACGAGATGGCCGCCTCGACCGAGACGCGCTTCGTTATCATCACCCACAATCCCATTACCATGGCGCGCATGAACCGCCTGTTCGGCGTCACCATGGCGGAGCAGGGTGTGTCCCAGCTCGTCTCGGTCGACCTCCCGACGGCCGAACGCATGCGCGAAGCAGTCTGA